A window of the Serratia sarumanii genome harbors these coding sequences:
- a CDS encoding c-type cytochrome, translated as MSLRSLYLLSLLAAGGSAQAMSAGEYVAKAGDCTACHTAPGGAELAGGMKFPTPLGAIYATNITPDKLHGIGAYSFEEFDRAMRQGVAKDGHRLYPAMPYTSYAKMSAEDMRALYDYLMNEVPAQNVANRASDISWPLSMRWPLAVWNQLFHDDQPYQADPQQSAEWNRGAYLVQGAGHCGSCHTPRGWAMQEKGLDGKEPVFLSGAELDGWYASNLRGLPPEEVTALLKTGRSRHAAVAGPMSEVVTHSTQYLSDGDLNAIAVYLRSLAPETAAKAAAPAAQADNPGGKATYAMYCSTCHGNKGEGTDFAIPALAGNATVTADNPLTALRVVLEGTHTPITQQAMAFDMPAYGWALNDRQAADLMSYLRGSWGNQAAPVTVQQVQDARQLQAK; from the coding sequence TCGCTGTACCTGTTGAGCCTGCTGGCGGCAGGCGGCTCGGCCCAGGCGATGTCGGCCGGGGAATACGTCGCCAAAGCCGGTGACTGCACCGCCTGCCACACCGCGCCGGGCGGCGCCGAATTGGCGGGTGGCATGAAGTTCCCGACGCCGCTCGGGGCTATCTACGCCACCAACATCACGCCGGACAAGCTGCACGGCATCGGCGCCTATTCGTTCGAAGAGTTCGATCGCGCCATGCGCCAGGGGGTAGCCAAAGACGGCCACCGGCTCTACCCGGCGATGCCGTACACCTCGTACGCCAAAATGAGCGCGGAAGACATGCGCGCGCTGTATGACTATCTGATGAATGAGGTGCCGGCGCAGAACGTGGCCAACCGCGCCAGCGACATCAGCTGGCCGCTGTCGATGCGCTGGCCGCTGGCGGTGTGGAACCAGCTGTTCCACGACGACCAGCCGTATCAGGCGGATCCGCAGCAAAGCGCCGAGTGGAACCGCGGCGCCTACCTGGTGCAGGGCGCGGGCCATTGCGGCAGCTGCCACACGCCGCGCGGCTGGGCGATGCAGGAGAAGGGGCTGGACGGTAAGGAGCCGGTGTTCCTGAGCGGTGCCGAGCTGGACGGCTGGTACGCCTCCAATCTGCGCGGCCTGCCGCCGGAAGAGGTGACGGCACTGCTGAAAACCGGCCGCAGCCGCCATGCGGCGGTCGCCGGGCCGATGAGCGAGGTGGTGACCCACAGCACGCAGTACCTCAGCGACGGCGATCTGAACGCCATCGCGGTGTACCTGCGCAGCCTGGCGCCGGAAACCGCCGCCAAAGCCGCTGCGCCTGCCGCGCAGGCGGATAACCCGGGCGGCAAGGCGACCTACGCGATGTACTGCTCGACCTGCCACGGCAACAAGGGGGAGGGCACCGACTTCGCCATTCCGGCGCTGGCGGGCAATGCCACGGTAACGGCGGACAATCCGCTGACCGCGCTGCGGGTGGTGCTGGAGGGGACGCATACGCCGATCACGCAGCAGGCGATGGCGTTCGACATGCCGGCTTACGGCTGGGCGTTGAACGATCGGCAGGCGGCGGATCTGATGAGCTATCTGCGGGGAAGCTGGGGCAACCAGGCGGCGCCGGTGACGGTGCAGCAGGTGCAGGACGCGCGCCAACTGCAGGCGAAATGA